AACTTTCAGCTCGTTTGCATTGATGTTGGACTTCGCAACAAGCCCCCTTTTCACCATATCCTGCACTCTCGCCAACTCGTTGCGAGTCACTTTAAGAGCTTGCTTCAAAACGGCTTCGCGCTCTTCAAGAAGTTCAATCCGCCGCTGCGCTTCGTTCGCAGCATCGGCCAGAAGTTTTCGGCGCGTTGTCACATCCGCGGCCGCAAGGGCAATGACCTGATCTTCCTTGATTTTGTGTTCGTCAAAAAGCTCACGCTTGATATCTGGCCTTATATCAGGCGGAACATTGGTCCAATCGGCGGCATCCGCGCCCGCAATCTGGGCCTGTACGCGAGCGTATTGCGCCGCAACGCGCGCCAAATCAAACTCCAAGCTACTTAGGCTCCCGGCAAGATTGCGACGTTCCAAAACGCGCGCTTCTTCGTTGTTTGTTGAAATTGCAGGGCCACCCGCCATGCCAACTGCTTGCTCTGCTGTCATGAACGGCTGGTAGTCAAAATTTCCCGGGCGCCGCACGTCTCCCAACACCGAAATCGGCCTGAAACTTGCGACCGAAAGTTCAATTGATGGCTTCACGAAAATTTCGCGCGTGACATAAATCTTTTCAATCTGGATACGCGCTTTGCCAAGCGTCATCGATGACACTTTAAAGCTGCCGATGTAGGGCAACTGAACTGCACCATCGCGTCCAACCGTAAACCGTTGCGGTGGATCATTATCATCCAGAATATCCATTTCCAGCTCGTCACCGACGTTTATCAAATAGCCGTCAGGCGCAGCCGCCAACACATAGTTCGCCATTAACAGCAGGCAAGAAAGCGCGAAAAAAAATTCGCGGATTCCACCCGGCACCGTGCCTGGAAATGGCTGTCTAATAGCTAACATATCTAATCTTTTCGAATCGCAAAGGATCTTGAATCAAGAAATAGCATAGCAACTCTATACGCTTACGCCATAGAGTTGCTATGGCGTCAGTTTCAACCACGCCTTGGAAAACGGGTATCGGAGCCAATATCTCTTCCCATGCCATGTCATTTTGCTCATCCTTCCATCCTGTAACACACAGTGTCTAATCACCGCAGTGAACTCCCCCACCGCAATCTGGACACTGACACAAGCTGCGGGTTGCTGTCTGCGAGTCATGCAAGAAGACGGGGATCAGATATGTAAAACGGGAGAAGGCCAAAGCGGCTCCTGAAACGCTGAGAGGCACCGACGATCGGCAAGAGCGCAAGAGCAAAGAGTAGCTTAATAAACGGCAGATCCTGCCCGAGGTTTGGGGAACAGCTCAAAAACCCGTGTCGATAACTTATTCAGTTCAATCAAATGGAGGGTTTGCTTTAGCGTCTGCTCTAGGTAACGATGTTAACAAAATTACTTTTCCAACACAGACCCAATCGTCGGGTTCGCCATTGATTAAACGCGCCTCTTCGTGCGCAGATCATGCTAAGAAGCCCTTTTTATAAATTGCAAAGCCTCCGTATGACACCCCCGCCCCCCCCAGCGCAAAAGCCTGAGACAACATTGAGAGGCGGCGGTTGGACTATTGTGTCGCGCATTTATGTACAACTCATCCAGTTTGCGATATTCATCGTCGCTGCCCGGCTCATGCTCCCGGAAGAATTCGGCCTCTTTGCGTTGGTCGCGGCATTTATTGTAATTCTGAACCAACTGGCGACCGCCGGTTGGCCAGAATATATCCTTCAATGCGAGGGAGACACCGAAAAGATACGAAAATCGCTTCTCGTTGCCCTTCTAAGCGGCCTTTTGGCCACCATTATCGGCGTCGTGCTTTCGTTGCTGTCCGGGTTGGTTACTGACGCTCCCTTGGCAAGATTGGTAGGTCAGGTTCTCGCACTCAGCATCCTGTTCGCGTCACTCGGCGCCGCTTATTCAGGCGCGCTAAACCAACAAAACAGGCTATCGTCCGCCGCATTGAGCGTAGTAGCCGGCGAAACCCTCAACTTTGCAGTTGCCATTTGGGCGCTTTATCAGGGGTATGGTGTACTGGCCCTCGCCTGGGGGCGATTGGCGAACTCTTTCACATGGTGCTGCGCCGCAGCCTTCGCCACGCGATTATATCCTGCGCGGCAGATCGAACGGCCTCAATTTCTTGAGATGGCGCATTTCTCCAAACACATCATCGCAACACGTATTTTGGTCAATCTTCGCATCTATGCCGCAACCTTCCTGATTGGCGGCTTTGTCGGGGCTGCAGCTGTCGGGTTCTTCAGAGCCGGTCAAAGGATCGTTGCAGGATTTGAAGAGATTGTTAGCGAACCGACACGTGTTCTCGCCTGGAACCTTTTCCGAAAGGCTCGGGATAACAACGCAAACACCAATTCAGTCGCGCAAACTTCGCAAATTTTCTTCCGGCTCCAGATCTATGGTGCCGCCCCCTTGTTTGTCGGGATCGCCGTTCTGGCAGACGACTTGACCGAAGGATTGCTCGGCTCTGAATGGAGTTCGGCCGCACCTGTGCTGCAAATCCTTGCGCTCGCAGGTCTGATCCGAATGTCGGGTCATGCGACAATCCCGATTATCTCACTGGCAGGTCGCGCTGAAATGCTGCCGCGTTTGATGTTTGTCTATTCCGTCATTTCCATCACTTGTATTGCGATCGGCTCCCGGTACGGTATCGTCGCAACGGCGGCGGCCGAACTTTGCGCAGCATCCATCGCGTTTGTGATAAACGCCGTGGTGATGAGCCGCCATTTTAGCATCCATTGGGTACAAATCCTGAAAAGAAGCTGGCAAGTTATCCCCTCAACGATAATTGCGCTCGTATTTCCATTTATCGCTCTCCATTTTGGCTTGCTAGCGGAACTACATCCGCTCGCGCGATTTTTCGTACTCAGCCTGAGCATCCTGATCCTTTATGTCCCGTGCCTGTTGATCCTGGACACATCGCTGAAAAGGACCATTCAAGCCCAACTCCCGTCGTAACCACGCACCCCAAGCTCAAAGAACAACAAAGCACATCCTGCACTCTAACTGATCAAAGCGCCTAACGACCGCTCCCTCACCTGATGCCGTCGTGAGCCGTTTTCCGCACACTGACGCCTTATGGGGTAAGAAAAGTAGTTTTTTCTACTCATGGGCGATATCAACCCCGCATGGTCAGAAAAAACGAAACCACCATGGACACACTCCCTTCCCAGAAGGCATCCACTCGGCCGTGGTCGAAAGGGATCAGAGCGAGCGGTCGCTACTTACGCCTGGCTGTCATCCTCGCCTGTGTCGCCGTGTGGGGCTCAATTTTCTGGATGATTCTGTCCTAGGCCGAAAGAAACGGTTCAAAGATCGTTTTCGTGCCCAACCAGAGCTCATATTTTGAACAATTTAACCTCCATCAACCTCTTTGCGTCCCCCCACTACATTTTGTGGGCTGAGCGAACTTCAATACCTGCTTTGCCTATTTACGACAGGGCCTGGCCTAAATTTTGAAATTCAGGGCAAACCCTTCTTGGTAAAAATCAAACTTTACATTAACGAACTATTTACTTTTTGCCGCCCTTTCCCCTACGCTATCCCTATTAAGTTATATGCGTCGAATGTTTGCTTTTCTTGGGGGAAAACTGCGTCGCTTTTTGGCAAGACGTTGGTATAAATCGATTTTGCAGTATCGAATTTCGCCATTCCCCTGATTTTTTCTTGGGGGAAATAATGCCGGACAGCATTGTCAAAGACACTTTTTCCAATCTCGA
This genomic window from Rhodobacteraceae bacterium D3-12 contains:
- a CDS encoding polysaccharide biosynthesis/export family protein, which gives rise to MLAIRQPFPGTVPGGIREFFFALSCLLLMANYVLAAAPDGYLINVGDELEMDILDDNDPPQRFTVGRDGAVQLPYIGSFKVSSMTLGKARIQIEKIYVTREIFVKPSIELSVASFRPISVLGDVRRPGNFDYQPFMTAEQAVGMAGGPAISTNNEEARVLERRNLAGSLSSLEFDLARVAAQYARVQAQIAGADAADWTNVPPDIRPDIKRELFDEHKIKEDQVIALAAADVTTRRKLLADAANEAQRRIELLEEREAVLKQALKVTRNELARVQDMVKRGLVAKSNINANELKVSQAESQLLQLLEQRSAARVQLADIKSQLSRFDSDREKTLLTDSQNYWSEINKLKSNRASIEDRMRLLDQWMNAANGLDTELLLEYQVRRREALRIKNIVLKPYDELLPGDLLVVVVKTPETLGERK
- a CDS encoding oligosaccharide flippase family protein, whose product is MTPPPPPAQKPETTLRGGGWTIVSRIYVQLIQFAIFIVAARLMLPEEFGLFALVAAFIVILNQLATAGWPEYILQCEGDTEKIRKSLLVALLSGLLATIIGVVLSLLSGLVTDAPLARLVGQVLALSILFASLGAAYSGALNQQNRLSSAALSVVAGETLNFAVAIWALYQGYGVLALAWGRLANSFTWCCAAAFATRLYPARQIERPQFLEMAHFSKHIIATRILVNLRIYAATFLIGGFVGAAAVGFFRAGQRIVAGFEEIVSEPTRVLAWNLFRKARDNNANTNSVAQTSQIFFRLQIYGAAPLFVGIAVLADDLTEGLLGSEWSSAAPVLQILALAGLIRMSGHATIPIISLAGRAEMLPRLMFVYSVISITCIAIGSRYGIVATAAAELCAASIAFVINAVVMSRHFSIHWVQILKRSWQVIPSTIIALVFPFIALHFGLLAELHPLARFFVLSLSILILYVPCLLILDTSLKRTIQAQLPS